The segment TCAGACACAGACGGAAGCAGAGAACTATCAAGTCCTGAGGAATCGCCTCCGACGACCTTAGGGGCACCGATAAACGAGGCTCAAGACCCTCCCGAAAGGCCTGTTCCTGACCTTCGTCGTTCCACAAGAACCAGAAAGCCAGTGGAGCGCTACGGCTACTAGGGGAAAGGAAtgctgcagataacctattcggagccacgtgcgcctctccgcgcatgcgtttatggtccctctttctttctttctctcttttctcttctatatatatttccgagctggaaataaaggccgtctttttgctctgcgaatcggccTGGATTTCGTCACGTAGCTGCCGGCCCttggccggtagaacgtaacaTTGGTCTTAAAAACTGCTGCTCACCGAAGTTTGGTTCCGCTGAGTCCCCTTGATGCTTACAAAGATGTTCCGCTGATTTCAGTGGTACCAGGAGATTTTGGGCGCTTGGAGAATTCGAAATCACGGAGCCGATAGTCAGTAGCCACTGGATAGATAGATAGTCGCCACTGGAAAGTCTATGAAGTACTCTGAGAATGCCAACGCAATAATAATTGGTGTCGTTCAAGACAATTCTAAGTCtcctttacaaaattgagatgccATATTCCTCATTTAACGTTTACatgaaaattatggggtttacgtgccaaaacaatgatctgattaggaggcacgctaTAGTGGGTGTATCAGTATAAATTAGGactatctggggttctttaacgtgcaccttaatctaagtacactggtgttttttacatttcgcccccatcgatgtgccgcgccgccgcggccaggatatggtcccgcgacgtcatgcttaGTAGCGCAGCGCCAAACCCACTAAGTAGCCAAGTACGGCGAAGCCGCCGATATTTAAAACGACGTTCTTAGAAGTATCATTTCGACTTTTTGAATTCCTGAACTTCCCATTTACTggtattatttcatttcttgatGGTAAATTGTGTGATCTCAATATTCCTAAcgaaattttcttttatttctgacTTTTTTTTACCCACGCTGTGCTAGAAAAATGTTATTTTGTTATAATCTTAGCAAGCACATGCGCAATCGCCTGCTTTTTGGCCAGTCCCTTGTAGTGGGTATGAGCCAGCGTTTGGACGCACGAAGAACAAAAACAACGGTTTGGGAAGTGCACCTTCGAAAGGGTTATGTACTTCCAGCAGTATTCCTCGGCTCCGCCGGCCGCACTTCCAACAAATGCGGCCGGAAGCTTCCCTGGCCAGCCTCTCCCAATCGCCGCGCCTGGCGACCCGTACGTCCAACAGCCGCAGCTCGACGAACCTCGTCCAGAGTTGGCTCAGCCCACCGCTCCTGACGCTGCGTACCCAGAACCAGTGCAGCAAATCGACAGCCCGTATCCCCTGGCAGTTGAGCGCGTCCCCAGTACCTATCCTCAGCCACCACCACAGCCAGCTCTTGGAACCGTGGGCATCGATCCTGGCCAAGGATCCTACGCTCCGGTTGCACTCGGCGCGCCAGTGACGCAGCCGGCTCTGGCGTACACTGGCTCGGTGGACTTACAAGCCGAGCCATGGGGTGCCGGCCTGGCCGCCGGTGAGGCTTCCAAACTGAAGTCAGTTATtgcgttttacgtgcaaaaaccacaatctgatcacGAGACACGCCGTAGCGGGACGCTGAAGATTAATGTCGACTACCTGAGGTGCCAACCAACCTTTTCGGAGGTTATGAATAATGGCGCACAACGCTTCAAGGAGACACGTTCCGCTGTATGTTCAGCGTACTACGCAGACAGACAGTGGTGCTCACAAGGCAACAATTAATGCCAACTTCCCTTTGTAGTgttgcactaaacgctgaagaattTAAACATTTGCTGTAAACGTCACCTCCAATTATCGCCAATCAAcggaaacagcacagaaagcttcgattacatcgatttccacagtgcatgAGATCCGCGTAATTTTGTCCACGTGTCTCTGCGCTACGATTTAACACTCCTCTGCCTACTGGGGAAAACAATTACCTTTTTAAAGACAAAGTCTCTCCTAGCGGGTACCGTATCGtacttttccgtatcgggtaccCTCTTAGCCATATatcgtgggccaatcccggagatagtgaagCCTTCAAATGTGAGCCGATATGCACTACTGGGACTACTGGGCAAccagatagatatatatatatatatatatatatatatatatatatatatatatatatatatatatatatatatatatatatatatatatatatatatatatatatatatattacaccaCCGGCGCACCCGCCAGGAGGTGGAATAGAATATCCTTAAGCATTTACCACGTGCAAACCAGCGCATTGAGGCACGTGTAACATTTTGTTGCAATATAAATTATATGAACACTTGATGCCACCTTTCGCCGTCAACGATAATCACGTGTAAAAGCATTGATTTGTTGAATTTTAATACGTTTTCTGCTGAACATTACTCACATTAACCCCGCGCTTTCTCATTGAGTCAGAATTTGAACGCCAGGTGGCGTAATATGTCTAGACGTGTTCGCGTTCGAATCGCGCAGACTGGTGCGCAGAAGCCGCTGCAAGCCAAGACCTCAGGTTAGGCAGCTTTGCTTGCTGAAACGAATTGCAACCCCAGCTACAGGTAGACCCTGCCAGCTTGTGCCGTCGTTTTCTCACACGTAGCCCGCCGGTGCGGAATTTCTGCAGAGAAGCATCGTGCATATCACATCGTGAAAACATGGCTCCGCGTTTTTAATAGTCAGAACCCCAGCCGAGAAGGTTATGTGAAACTCTAATCGCAGTGAAGCAAGGAGGACCATTCAGCGGTCCACAGGAACAACGTgccgctgcgtgtttggcgcacGCTGGAGCTCGACGCCGGAGGCGCGCAGACGTGGGCCTGCGGGAACACGGGGAGGGGGGCGAGGCTTGGGCGACAACGTCGACAAAACCCGAATGCGACATCGACACCATGTGACAACGCCGGCAAGGTCCCGTAGTTCTGGCTGATTCTGCTCGCGGCCATCGAGTTCTTTCTGTCCATGCGTGTCAGCTCACGTGACGGCACGCGTGTTTACTTAGCCAGTACACGTTTActgcaattcatactgccacCAAAGCTGTGAGCCTTGCTTCGGGTCATATTCTAGCATGTAGCTATCGCATTCATTGTTTAGCCTTTGTGACGAAAgtgatttttcttttaaatcaGTAAATCAATAACATTGTCCAAAGGCCGGATTCGAACAGAGGACGTCTTTCACAGAAGCCTGATACTGTAACCATTACGCCACAAACACCTTTCTCACATAACGGCGCGCC is part of the Dermacentor albipictus isolate Rhodes 1998 colony unplaced genomic scaffold, USDA_Dalb.pri_finalv2 scaffold_44, whole genome shotgun sequence genome and harbors:
- the LOC139052931 gene encoding uncharacterized protein, whose translation is MYFQQYSSAPPAALPTNAAGSFPGQPLPIAAPGDPYVQQPQLDEPRPELAQPTAPDAAYPEPVQQIDSPYPLAVERVPSTYPQPPPQPALGTVGIDPGQGSYAPVALGAPVTQPALAYTGSVDLQAEPWGAGLAAESMTPYVEPPPAPARRRRMASRPGRTPPDWVFCLSVTLVLLLAVLVALAYFSYRKLLALRRRMHRHMRHLEATTKLWQPL